In Capsicum annuum cultivar UCD-10X-F1 chromosome 11, UCD10Xv1.1, whole genome shotgun sequence, one genomic interval encodes:
- the LOC107846514 gene encoding LOW QUALITY PROTEIN: RNA-binding protein Y14A-like (The sequence of the model RefSeq protein was modified relative to this genomic sequence to represent the inferred CDS: substituted 2 bases at 2 genomic stop codons) — protein MANVEETVDFEPKEDDLIDEDVKGSSPRAPIPKLKSVITTTDGGSSGSKKIKGPGFCEETAEAERNAYLFARFDSLMTEGGPRPEXSIEGXVILVTEVNEEAQEDHLHDTFGEFGEIKNLHLNLDRRSRFIKGYALIEYENFEEAERAINEMDGNELLTQTIHVDWAFNKGPFRKRNAGRSEVIILKVQTGGDSNSTYSFLQGLCHWLL, from the coding sequence ATGGCGAACGTAGAGGAAACTGTAGATTTTGAGCCAAAGGAAGATGATCTAATAGATGAAGATGTTAAGGGTTCATCACCTAGGGCACCAATTCCAAAGCTCAAATCAGTCATTACTACTACCGACGGTGGTTCTTCTGGCTCTAAGAAAATCAAAGGTCCTGGTTTCTGTGAAGAGACTGCTGAAGCTGAACGTAATGCTTACCTTTTTGCCAGATTTGATTCTCTCATGACCGAAGGTGGACCTAGACCTGAATGATCCATTGAAGGATGAGTTATTTTAGTCACTGAAGTTAATGAGGAGGCACAAGAAGATCATCTTCATGATACATTTGGTGAGTTCGGGGAGATCAAGAATTTACATTTGAATCTGGATCGTCGTTCTAGATTTATCAAGGGTTATGCGCTTATTGAATATGAAAACTTTGAAGAAGCAGAAAGAGCTATCAATGAAATGGATGGGAATGAGCTGCTCACTCAGACTATACATGTGGATTGGGCATTCAACAAAGGTCCCTTTAGAAAGAGAAATGCTGGGAGGAGTGAAGTCATCATTTTAAAAGTTCAAACAGGTGGCGATTCTAATTCTACGTACTCCTTTTTACAAGGATTGTGTCACTGGCTTCTATAG